A single genomic interval of Dehalococcoidia bacterium harbors:
- a CDS encoding fumarylacetoacetate hydrolase family protein, with protein MTTFLRFLEGQRPRYGALEGQTVYPLVAGTPFGPFRQGREGRALSEVRLLPPCQPSKIIGMAVNYPTHMRDGARHMGSEVAVGEPQAFLKATSSLVGPDDDIVLPPGAGPVHYEGEMVVVMGRRCQRVTPEKALDYVLGVTCGNDVSAREWQRNDKQWWRAKGSDTFAPLGPWIVTGLDPRDLGLELRLNGQTRQQARTSELIHGVPDIISFISRYVTLEPGDVIYTGTPGTTDEMRAGDVVEVEVEGVGVLRNRVRGG; from the coding sequence ATGACTACGTTTCTCCGGTTCCTGGAGGGCCAGCGTCCGCGCTACGGCGCGCTGGAAGGCCAGACGGTGTACCCGCTTGTCGCGGGGACGCCCTTCGGGCCGTTCAGGCAAGGGCGTGAGGGCCGCGCCTTATCCGAGGTGAGGCTGCTGCCTCCCTGCCAGCCGTCGAAGATCATCGGAATGGCGGTGAACTACCCCACGCACATGCGGGACGGCGCTCGTCACATGGGATCGGAGGTCGCCGTCGGCGAGCCGCAGGCGTTTCTGAAGGCGACATCCTCTCTTGTCGGGCCTGACGACGACATCGTGCTGCCGCCGGGCGCGGGGCCGGTGCACTACGAGGGGGAGATGGTGGTAGTCATGGGACGCCGATGCCAGCGCGTCACGCCGGAGAAGGCCCTGGACTATGTCCTGGGCGTGACCTGCGGCAACGATGTGAGCGCCCGCGAATGGCAGCGGAACGACAAGCAGTGGTGGCGCGCCAAAGGATCGGACACATTCGCGCCTCTGGGGCCGTGGATTGTGACGGGCCTTGATCCGCGGGACCTGGGGCTGGAATTGCGATTGAATGGGCAGACGCGCCAGCAGGCCCGCACCAGCGAGCTAATCCACGGCGTGCCGGACATCATCAGCTTCATCAGCCGCTACGTGACGCTGGAGCCGGGGGACGTTATCTACACGGGCACGCCGGGCACTACCGACGAGATGCGTGCGGGAGACGTGGTGGAGGTGGAGGTGGAGGGCGTGGGAGTATTGCGCAATCGTGTCCGCGGCGGCTAG
- a CDS encoding PaaI family thioesterase — protein sequence MSDSPATQALPPARVEQLRARLAHAPFARTLGGFQLLDAQRGRARIRLHVDTRHQQGGGIVQGGIIATLVDSTMAFAVMSLTTDDHPFVTIEMKVNFMAPVSEDDLVAEGWVIHEGGRTLVCECEVRDGRGKLIAKALSTLIRMKKG from the coding sequence ATGTCGGATAGCCCTGCGACTCAGGCTCTGCCCCCGGCGCGGGTCGAGCAGCTTCGGGCCAGGCTCGCTCATGCCCCCTTTGCCCGGACGCTGGGGGGATTCCAACTGCTGGATGCCCAGCGCGGCAGGGCCCGCATTCGCCTTCACGTGGACACTCGCCACCAGCAGGGCGGCGGCATTGTGCAGGGCGGCATCATCGCCACGCTGGTGGACTCGACGATGGCGTTCGCGGTCATGTCCCTGACGACTGACGATCACCCGTTTGTCACGATAGAGATGAAGGTGAATTTCATGGCGCCCGTGTCCGAGGACGACCTTGTGGCGGAGGGCTGGGTCATCCACGAGGGCGGGCGTACCCTAGTCTGCGAATGCGAGGTGCGGGACGGTCGGGGCAAGCTGATCGCAAAGGCCCTGAGCACCCTCATTCGGATGAAGAAAGGCTAG